From one Anopheles cruzii chromosome 3, idAnoCruzAS_RS32_06, whole genome shotgun sequence genomic stretch:
- the LOC128274363 gene encoding uncharacterized protein LOC128274363, producing the protein MKRQAKNLLLDRIHRGFVYSCMGLTLYGSYMLGARVYRYFTVVKPARQAEELRMLEAGAANRAPALDTAPTLSS; encoded by the coding sequence ATGAAGAGACAGGCTAAAAATCTTCTTCTTGATAGAATTCATCGTGGATTCGTTTATTCATGTATGGGATTGACGCTTTATGGAAGTTACATGCTCGGAGCTCGTGTTTACCGGTATTTCACTGTTGTTAAACCAGCTAGGCAAGCCGAGGAACTACGAATGCTGGAGGCCGGAGCAGCGAACCGAGCACCAGCTTTGGATACAGCGCCTACTCTTTCGTCATAA
- the LOC128274361 gene encoding cdc42 homolog: MQTIKCVVVGDGAVGKTCLLISYTTNKFPSEYVPTVFDNYAVTVMIGGEPYTLGLFDTAGQEDYDRLRPLSYPQTDVFLVCFSVVSPSSFENVKEKWVPEITHHCQKTPFLLVGTQIDLRDENSTLEKLAKNKQKPITLEQGEKLAKELKAVKYVECSALTQKGLKNVFDEAILAALEPPEPTKKRKCRFL, encoded by the exons atgcaaacaataaaatgcgTAGTCGTTGGTGACGGAGCCGTCGGTAAGACGTGCCTGCTCATTTCATACACGACCAACAAATTCCCTTCTGAGTACGTACCGACCGTATTCGACAATTACGCAGTCACGGTCATGATCGGTGGCGAACCATATACACTTGGACTGTTTGATACCGCCG GCCAGGAGGATTACGATCGTCTCCGACCGTTATCCTATCCGCAGACGGATGTGTTTTTAGTATGCTTCTCCGTTGTTAGCCCCAGTTCATTCGAAAATGTCAAAGAAAAG tgGGTGCCGGAGATAACGCATCACTGTCAAAAGACCCCATTCTTATTGGTAGGTACGCAGATCGATCTGCGTGATGAAAACAGCACACTGgaaaagttggccaaaaacaaacaaaaacccatcaCCCTTGAGCAGGGAGAGAAGCTAGCCAAGGAGCTAAAAGCAGTTAAGTACGTGGAATGTTCTGCGTTGACCCAG AAAGGACTGAAGAACGTATTCGATGAAGCAATCCTGGCAGCACTAGAACCTCCAGAGCCGACTAAAAAGCGGAAGTGCCGATTTTTGTAA